A stretch of DNA from Methylobacterium sp. CB376:
CCTGCCCGCCGCCCCGGACCTCGCCGCGTCCTGCCCCGCGCAGGGCGCGTGCCCGCTCGCCGCCGGCACCACCGTGTACGTCACGCTCGTGCCGGGGGAGGACGGCCTGTCCCGCGCCGCGGCCGTCGCGGCCGCACCGCCCGCGGACGGCGCCCTCGCCCTGCGCGGCACGGTCCGGTTCGGCACCCTGGTGCCGGGCGGCTCCGCCGTCTGTCCGGCCGCGCGCTGCCTCGCGGGCGCGGTCACCTACGGCATCGAGCGCTGGTACGGGCCGCAGGGCGCGCCCGCGGCGCTCGACCGCCTCGACCGCGGCCGGATCCGCATCCGCGCCCGGGTCGATGCCGCGGGCGGGGCCGTCCTCGACGCCGTCCTGGTCGACGGCCGGGAGGTGGCGCGCACCCCGCGGCTCTGAGCCCCGCGGCCCCGCGGGCGCTTCACAGCTTCGGTGCCTTTGACTAAGGAGCCGGGACGCCTCCGCACAGGATCCCGACCATGCCCGACCCCGTCGGCCCGACCCGGCCCGCCTCGCAGCTCGTGACCGTGTTCGGCGGCTCGGGCTTCCTGGGACGGCACGTGGTGCGGGCGCTCGCCAAGCGCGGCTACCGCATCCGCGTCGCCGTCCGCCGGCCCGACCTCGCGCAGTTCCTGCAGCCCCTCGGCCGCGTCGGCCAGATCGTCGCCGTGCAGGCGAACCTGCGCGACCCCGCCTCGGTCGCCCGCGCCGTCGAGCACGCGGACGTGGTGGTCAACCTCGTCGGCATCCTGCAGGAGAGCGGGAACCAGCGCTTCCAGCGCCTCCAGGCGGAGGGGCCGGGGGTCATCGCCCGGGCCGCCGCGGCGATCGGCGCCCGGATGGTGCACGTCTCGGCGATCGGCGCCGATGCGGGCTCGCCCTCGGCCTACGCGCGCTCGAAGGCGGCCGGCGAGGCCGGCGTGCTCGCCGCCCGCCCCGACGCGGTCATCGTCCGGCCGTCGATCATCTTCGGCCACGGCGACAGCTTCTTCAACCGCTTCGCCGCCCTCGTCGGCCTGCTGCCGGTGCTGCCGCTCGCCGGGGCCGAGACCCGCATGCAGCCGGTCTTCGTCGGCGACGTCGCCGAGGTGATCGCCCTCGCCGTGGACGGCAAGGCGCGGCCCGGCACCACCTACGAACTCGGCGGCCCGGAGATCCTCACCCTGCGCCAGCTCGTGGAGTACACGCTGCAGGTCACGATGCGCCGCCGCCTCGTCCTGCCGATCCCGGCCCCGGCCGCCCGCCTCCAGGCCTGGGCCCTCGAGACCGTCGACGCGCTCACCCTCGGCCTCCTGCCCGACAGCCTCAAGCTCACCCGCGACCAAGTCTTGCTGCTGGCGCGGGACAACGTCGTCTCGGAGGCGGCCAAGGCGGAGGGGCGCAGCTTCGAGGCCTTCGGTATCGTCCCGACCGCCATCGAGGCGGTGGTGCCCGGCTATCTCTGGCGCTTCCGCAAGGCGGGGCAGTTCGCCGTCGGCCGCGGCAGCCCCGGCATGGCAGCCGTGCCGGACCTGCTCGCCGCCGCGCCGATGGGCGAGCATTCCGCCCATCACCCCGAGCAGGCCGGCGGCCCCGCGATCGGCCAGAAGGCCGCGGGCGCCGGTCAGGCGCCCGGCATGCGCTGAGGCGCGGGCGCCCGCTCGGCGGGGCCCGCGCCCCGCCCCGCGGGGTTCGCGCCGGGGCCTCAGCGGATCTGCCGGCGGCCCTGCGGCGGCACGAGCAGCCGCTCGCGGCTGAGCCCCTTGTGGACATGGACCATGAGGGCGATGCCGAAGAGCGGGGTGAGCAGGTTCAGCACCGGCACCACCATCAGGCCGGCGAGGAGCGCGCCGGCCGCCAGCACCGTCGCCGAGTGGTGGCGGCGCATGGCCTGCGCCTCGCCGAGCGGCCGGAACCGCGCCGCGGCGAGTTCGAAATACTCCCGGCCCAGCAGGTAGGTGTTCGCGCCGAAGAAGGCGATCAGGTTCACGCCGGGCACGAAGAACAGCGCCAGCGCGACCAGGTTGACGAGGAGCGCCAGCCCCGCGAAGCGCAGGGCGTAGAGCAGGGCCTGGCCCAGCGCCATGGCTTGG
This window harbors:
- a CDS encoding complex I NDUFA9 subunit family protein, which gives rise to MPDPVGPTRPASQLVTVFGGSGFLGRHVVRALAKRGYRIRVAVRRPDLAQFLQPLGRVGQIVAVQANLRDPASVARAVEHADVVVNLVGILQESGNQRFQRLQAEGPGVIARAAAAIGARMVHVSAIGADAGSPSAYARSKAAGEAGVLAARPDAVIVRPSIIFGHGDSFFNRFAALVGLLPVLPLAGAETRMQPVFVGDVAEVIALAVDGKARPGTTYELGGPEILTLRQLVEYTLQVTMRRRLVLPIPAPAARLQAWALETVDALTLGLLPDSLKLTRDQVLLLARDNVVSEAAKAEGRSFEAFGIVPTAIEAVVPGYLWRFRKAGQFAVGRGSPGMAAVPDLLAAAPMGEHSAHHPEQAGGPAIGQKAAGAGQAPGMR
- a CDS encoding GDYXXLXY domain-containing protein yields the protein MIRDLLPRLRGAPASAALFGLVFLVQALPAVTVAVEQSRRLTTGRPVLLATATRDPRDLLRGEYSVLSYEIGQPANLPAAPDLAASCPAQGACPLAAGTTVYVTLVPGEDGLSRAAAVAAAPPADGALALRGTVRFGTLVPGGSAVCPAARCLAGAVTYGIERWYGPQGAPAALDRLDRGRIRIRARVDAAGGAVLDAVLVDGREVARTPRL
- a CDS encoding sulfate transporter family protein, which codes for MLLSAAAAALRQVLSPSLRRILWRSLGLTIGLLVLVWFGLTRLIDAFLIGHPISAQYPIVNSFAFFLAGAGLFVALAYILPPVSILVAGYFVDDAADIVERTDFPDEVPGQAMALGQALLYALRFAGLALLVNLVALALFFVPGVNLIAFFGANTYLLGREYFELAAARFRPLGEAQAMRRHHSATVLAAGALLAGLMVVPVLNLLTPLFGIALMVHVHKGLSRERLLVPPQGRRQIR